From one Lycium ferocissimum isolate CSIRO_LF1 chromosome 7, AGI_CSIRO_Lferr_CH_V1, whole genome shotgun sequence genomic stretch:
- the LOC132064034 gene encoding LOB domain-containing protein 30, which yields MSSNNPSSSTGGVTATGGGVGGGTSGSSSSGGGGGGGGGGAGGGGPCGACKFLRRKCVAGCIFAPYFDSEQGAAHFAAVHKVFGASNVSKLLLHIPVHKRLDAVVTICYEAQARLRDPVYGCVAHIFALQQQVVNLQAELSYLQAHLATLELPTPPPPPPPPLQQPQTMLQQPALSISDLPTAGTSMLPAAYDLSSLFDPMVQPSWAMQQPRPPQPPMDPRHYGGTRAPVDMSPSTGGGNGDLQELARELLHRHGSPTLPCTEPSTLPPQTK from the exons ATGAGCTCAAACAATCCTAGTAGTAGCACCGGTGGGGTCACCGCCACGGGCGGTGGAGTTGGTGGTGGGACCAGTGGCAGTAGTAGCAGCGGAGGAGGCGGAGGTGGTGGTGGAGGGGGAGCAGGAGGAGGAGGACCATGTGGTGCTTGTAAATTCTTGAGAAGAAAGTGTGTTGCTGGTTGCATTTTTGCACCTTATTTTGATTCAGAACAAGGTGCTGCCCATTTTGCAGCTGTCCACAAAGTGTTTGGTGCTAGCAATGTTTCGAAACTTCTCCTTCATATTCCTGTCCACAAACGCCTTGATGCAGTTGTCACTATTTGTTATGAAGCTCAAGCAAGACTCCGAGACCCCGTCTATGGCTGCGTAGCTCATATCTTCGCTCTTCAACAACAG GTAGTGAATTTACAAGCGGAACTCTCATACTTACAAGCCCACCTAGCAACCCTGGAGCTTCCAACACCGCCGCCACCGCCACCGCCACCGCTACAACAACCTCAGACTATGCTCCAACAGCCAGCACTCTCCATATCAGACTTGCCAACAGCAGGAACATCAATGTTGCCAGCAGCCTATGATTTATCCTCACTTTTTGACCCAATGGTTCAACCCTCATGGGCAATGCAGCAACCGCGGCCGCCCCAGCCGCCTATGGACCCACGCCACTATGGCGGCACTAGAGCTCCGGTGGACATGTCACCGTCAACCGGAGGCGGCAACGGGGATTTACAAGAATTGGCACGTGAACTTCTGCATAGACATGGATCTCCAACACTTCCATGCACAGAACCCTCAACTTTGCCACCACAGACCAAGTGA